One Methanobacterium alcaliphilum genomic window carries:
- a CDS encoding PRC-barrel domain-containing protein produces MRIVEEIIGKEVLDSSATIIGKVKDVETDPETQKIEALVLGKGGISEGLGLSKGETIVPYDMVKKIGDKVLLKSGVE; encoded by the coding sequence ATGAGAATTGTGGAAGAAATTATTGGCAAAGAGGTGCTAGATAGCTCTGCAACTATTATTGGAAAAGTTAAGGATGTAGAAACTGATCCAGAAACTCAAAAAATTGAGGCATTAGTTCTAGGCAAAGGTGGCATCTCAGAAGGTTTAGGTTTGTCTAAAGGTGAAACTATTGTTCCTTATGATATGGTAAAAAAAATTGGAGATAAAGTTCTGCTTAAAAGTGGAGTAGAATAA
- the pyrE gene encoding orotate phosphoribosyltransferase: MQEEYQREQKMHLMNLLKENDVIKFGKFTLSSGKKSDYYVDMKKAITDPEILQSIAEIITDKISEDNIDKIAGPALGAVPIATAVSLNSKKPLLMIRKEKKDYGTSKLIEGDLKAHDNVIVVEDVATTGNSLLKAIDAIEKNNGVVKRAFVVVDRCEGAAENFDKKGIKLEPLISIREFL, translated from the coding sequence ATGCAAGAGGAATATCAGAGAGAACAGAAAATGCATTTAATGAATTTACTTAAAGAAAATGATGTCATTAAGTTTGGTAAATTTACTTTATCATCTGGGAAAAAAAGCGATTACTATGTGGATATGAAAAAGGCAATCACTGATCCTGAGATTTTGCAATCCATTGCAGAAATAATCACTGATAAAATTTCTGAAGATAATATTGATAAAATAGCAGGACCTGCTTTAGGGGCGGTTCCTATTGCCACAGCGGTGTCTTTAAATTCTAAAAAACCTTTATTAATGATAAGAAAAGAAAAAAAAGATTATGGAACTTCTAAATTGATAGAAGGGGATTTAAAAGCGCATGATAATGTAATAGTTGTTGAAGATGTTGCTACTACTGGAAATTCTCTTTTAAAAGCTATTGATGCCATAGAAAAAAATAATGGTGTCGTTAAAAGAGCATTTGTTGTGGTAGATAGATGCGAAGGGGCAGCAGAAAACTTTGATAAAAAGGGAATAAAATTAGAACCATTAATATCTATACGTGAATTTTTATAA
- a CDS encoding MogA/MoaB family molybdenum cofactor biosynthesis protein → MKSKSMEEHREKAPAEIRCGVITLSDSKFEDYQKTKDKSSDISGKLLFNALQSKYVVENYIIIPDDTSTLLSTIHDMIENSVDIIITTGGTGIGSRDITVETLQPLFEKELDGFGEIFRLESYKDLGIGAILSRATAGVYKKTLIFALPGSPNAVKLGINLILDEIGHLAKHLKE, encoded by the coding sequence ATGAAAAGTAAAAGTATGGAAGAACACCGCGAAAAAGCCCCTGCAGAAATTAGATGCGGAGTTATAACCCTGAGTGATTCCAAATTTGAAGATTATCAGAAAACTAAAGACAAATCCAGCGATATTTCAGGAAAATTACTTTTTAATGCCCTTCAAAGCAAATATGTTGTTGAAAACTACATCATAATACCAGATGATACATCAACGCTTTTATCTACTATCCATGATATGATCGAAAACAGTGTTGATATAATCATAACCACCGGAGGAACCGGGATTGGTAGCAGGGATATAACTGTAGAAACATTACAACCATTATTTGAAAAAGAATTAGATGGTTTTGGTGAAATATTCCGATTAGAATCATATAAAGATCTGGGTATTGGGGCCATATTAAGTCGAGCCACAGCAGGAGTATATAAAAAAACATTGATATTTGCTTTACCCGGTTCTCCCAATGCCGTGAAACTAGGAATTAATCTGATTCTGGATGAAATAGGACATTTGGCCAAGCACTTAAAAGAATAA
- a CDS encoding NOB1 family endonuclease: protein MVKNFQVLDASAFIGGYKPTDKNNFTIPEITGEVKDLKSKMILDNAINDGNLIIKDPDAQFIKKIDAVIKTSGDIFRLSEVDKKLLALALQINDKNGEVIVLTDDYSMQNVLKIIEIPFKSVLTSGIKEIYAWKLICRGCKREYSDEYGLDDCEICGSPLYKKRVKK from the coding sequence ATGGTTAAAAATTTTCAAGTATTAGATGCTTCAGCATTCATTGGGGGATACAAGCCCACAGATAAAAATAATTTCACCATCCCTGAGATTACTGGTGAAGTTAAAGATTTAAAATCTAAAATGATTCTAGATAATGCCATTAATGATGGAAATCTTATCATAAAAGATCCAGATGCTCAATTTATTAAAAAGATAGATGCAGTTATAAAAACATCCGGAGATATTTTTAGATTATCTGAAGTGGATAAAAAATTACTGGCACTGGCATTACAGATAAATGATAAAAATGGAGAAGTGATTGTTTTAACTGATGATTATTCTATGCAAAATGTTTTAAAAATAATTGAAATTCCATTTAAAAGCGTTTTAACTTCGGGTATTAAAGAGATTTATGCTTGGAAGTTAATATGTCGGGGTTGCAAGAGAGAATACTCTGATGAATACGGTTTAGATGACTGTGAAATCTGTGGATCTCCTCTTTATAAAAAAAGGGTCAAAAAATAA
- a CDS encoding DUF2117 domain-containing protein, with product MKIGVVVHGPHIVDSGYAKKIIELLEHYGEVKARLGGTMGRTAVYDAHLEEVIDISTKRLPSASVDKFSHEGCEIIFLINYGKSNITGHAFGYKVFKRSLTKPALIQIERPGEKDGSVVPWRKSVRVMANEIAKAMDLKVVNPDIIMQEIFLKGTDCGHESTSKGTKTYRKLVGVSPDENIFLNGIVIGKSTDEEVILAAEDGIIVEIKGGKIKDHGVEKLGPVDLEKAIVKTGLLRRSEVNPRIVKFRNNNHNLKIAFLNHAAEDIYGLKNVDMVVTVGDDTTLVAADILYRFDVPIIGITDGDLDCVVQNGFKSNGSMIIELENGWDDIIGQKIFYELFYGKETLEITSIENFKKEILQLINNTAARYHIKETDSSGV from the coding sequence ATGAAAATTGGTGTGGTTGTACATGGTCCTCATATTGTGGACTCAGGTTATGCAAAAAAAATCATTGAACTCTTAGAACATTACGGCGAAGTAAAAGCCAGACTAGGAGGAACCATGGGTCGGACTGCTGTTTACGATGCTCACTTAGAAGAAGTAATAGATATTTCCACCAAAAGACTTCCCAGTGCGTCGGTTGATAAATTTTCCCATGAAGGATGCGAAATTATTTTTTTAATAAACTATGGTAAATCCAACATCACAGGTCACGCTTTTGGATATAAAGTTTTTAAAAGATCTCTCACCAAACCAGCTCTTATCCAAATTGAAAGACCAGGTGAAAAAGATGGTAGTGTTGTGCCCTGGAGAAAATCAGTGCGGGTTATGGCTAATGAAATAGCTAAAGCCATGGATCTTAAAGTGGTCAATCCAGACATCATCATGCAGGAGATTTTTCTAAAAGGAACCGATTGTGGTCATGAAAGTACATCTAAAGGAACTAAAACATATAGAAAATTAGTTGGAGTCTCCCCTGATGAAAATATATTTTTAAATGGAATTGTTATAGGAAAATCCACTGATGAAGAGGTAATCCTTGCTGCTGAAGATGGGATAATAGTGGAGATTAAAGGAGGCAAAATAAAAGATCATGGGGTAGAAAAATTAGGTCCAGTTGATTTAGAAAAAGCAATAGTTAAAACAGGTCTTCTAAGACGATCTGAAGTAAATCCAAGAATAGTTAAATTTAGAAATAATAATCATAACTTAAAAATCGCATTTTTAAATCATGCTGCTGAAGATATATATGGTTTAAAAAATGTGGATATGGTGGTCACAGTGGGAGATGACACCACTCTGGTAGCTGCAGACATTCTTTATCGTTTTGATGTACCAATAATTGGGATCACAGATGGTGATTTAGATTGTGTGGTGCAAAATGGATTTAAGAGTAATGGGTCTATGATAATAGAGTTAGAAAATGGTTGGGATGATATTATTGGCCAAAAAATTTTCTATGAGTTGTTTTATGGCAAAGAAACCTTAGAAATTACAAGTATCGAAAATTTTAAAAAGGAAATATTACAACTTATAAATAATACGGCTGCCAGATATCATATAAAAGAAACAGATAGTTCAGGGGTGTAG
- a CDS encoding methanogenesis marker 2 protein, with protein MDLDVLVDSIKNFEGVSRKKPIKIITTILKDVYNIAGNTYLGFGDDASAIEMGDGKLVLLATDGMWGKLMNADPYWAGYCSVLVNVNDIAAMGGKPMAMVNVLSINNETTCYEVMRGIRDGCEKFGVPMIGGHVHPDTPYDALDVSIMGTAHEDALITSCDAIAGNKVIVAIDLDGQKHPKFALNWDTTTHKEAELVRSQIEVMEKLAVKKLVTAGKDISNPGILGTLGMLLEASDVGAIVKLDNIPRNESVEWEEWLKLYPGSGFVLTSSNDSVEECIKLLEEVNITANVVGEITSDKKLYLTHENQKKIVFNLEEDIIMGVKEEKS; from the coding sequence TTGGATCTAGACGTGCTTGTAGATTCCATTAAAAATTTTGAAGGAGTTTCAAGGAAAAAACCAATAAAAATTATTACTACTATTTTGAAAGATGTTTACAATATCGCTGGAAATACATATCTCGGATTCGGTGATGATGCATCAGCCATTGAAATGGGTGATGGCAAATTAGTTTTATTGGCCACTGATGGGATGTGGGGTAAACTAATGAATGCTGACCCATACTGGGCAGGGTACTGCTCTGTACTGGTCAATGTTAATGACATAGCTGCTATGGGTGGAAAACCTATGGCCATGGTTAATGTGCTTTCAATAAATAATGAAACAACTTGTTATGAAGTTATGAGAGGAATTCGGGACGGTTGTGAGAAATTTGGCGTTCCTATGATAGGAGGTCATGTTCATCCTGACACTCCTTACGATGCCTTGGATGTTTCAATTATGGGGACGGCTCATGAAGATGCTTTAATTACTAGCTGTGATGCTATTGCTGGCAATAAAGTAATTGTGGCCATTGATTTGGATGGGCAAAAACACCCTAAATTTGCACTTAACTGGGATACCACTACTCATAAAGAAGCAGAACTTGTAAGATCCCAGATTGAGGTAATGGAAAAATTAGCTGTAAAAAAGTTGGTGACGGCAGGTAAAGATATTAGTAATCCGGGGATATTAGGGACTTTAGGTATGCTTTTGGAAGCTTCGGATGTTGGTGCCATAGTTAAGTTGGATAATATACCTCGAAATGAATCCGTTGAATGGGAAGAATGGTTAAAACTGTACCCTGGTTCTGGATTTGTTTTAACAAGTTCTAATGATTCTGTTGAGGAGTGCATAAAACTTTTAGAAGAAGTAAATATTACTGCTAATGTGGTTGGAGAAATAACCTCTGATAAAAAACTTTATCTTACTCATGAAAATCAGAAGAAAATTGTTTTTAATCTTGAAGAAGATATTATAATGGGTGTAAAAGAAGAGAAATCATAA
- the mmp3 gene encoding methyl-coenzyme M reductase-associated protein Mmp3 translates to MLVKVNGQEVELPESSTIKDAIQATNAPYMDGCVLSVIEGEKEFEKHINKYKIKTNKGSIIIEMTQEEDASKLVEVWKKNYKKFEGLKVRWITSNEVAMGPVKTDLEPTRQEFFYGDGDVILSLSGFTSEATHIILSKEDHSAVYGVPDFNKGVFARITGGRRTVFKLEDRDVVLSVEPVVERKTIVKSAAVTDINTPITQGNQIFTYVQVKPSLDSPQSVEHFFAMVEGGKIRIDYESNSFVGFYKLQGLEKSPELVDQRKRGTVTLRNSGKGMGRVFIYREDRVSTPSHSIIGEVQLGMQLLDIAKKGDYVTIKSDPGRIMSLSMTQKEAESYLTEYGVTQIREGLNDDDALVVVQEPKYTIDIIKDKNLKTHGIPKENLIEIQLNDDAPRSSWYFKKITGLLDAPIGVLKVHFAFPGMKVMMFEGQSKEAKGLIPENTPESCVKAGQLAITNMSRRHIGIIGVRFEDNDEFGPTGEPFNGTNIIGEIINGMGSLEKFKEGDLVYVTEKKV, encoded by the coding sequence ATGTTGGTAAAGGTCAATGGCCAAGAAGTAGAACTTCCAGAAAGTTCTACAATAAAAGATGCAATTCAAGCCACCAACGCCCCATACATGGATGGTTGTGTCCTTAGTGTTATTGAAGGCGAAAAAGAGTTTGAAAAACATATTAACAAATATAAAATCAAAACCAATAAAGGTAGTATAATCATTGAAATGACCCAGGAGGAAGATGCTTCTAAACTGGTAGAAGTTTGGAAAAAGAATTATAAAAAATTCGAAGGTCTCAAAGTGAGATGGATTACCTCCAACGAGGTTGCTATGGGTCCTGTAAAAACAGATCTTGAACCTACTCGCCAGGAATTTTTTTATGGGGATGGAGACGTTATTTTAAGTCTTTCAGGGTTCACTTCAGAAGCTACCCACATCATTTTAAGCAAAGAGGACCATTCTGCAGTTTATGGGGTCCCTGATTTTAATAAAGGAGTCTTTGCCCGTATTACTGGTGGAAGGCGCACTGTTTTTAAACTAGAAGATCGCGATGTTGTTCTTTCTGTAGAACCTGTGGTGGAGAGAAAAACTATTGTAAAAAGTGCGGCAGTAACAGACATTAATACTCCTATAACCCAAGGAAATCAAATTTTTACTTATGTCCAGGTAAAACCTTCTCTGGACTCACCCCAATCGGTAGAACATTTTTTTGCCATGGTTGAGGGTGGTAAAATAAGAATTGACTATGAATCTAATTCTTTTGTCGGGTTTTACAAGTTGCAGGGTTTAGAAAAAAGCCCCGAATTAGTAGATCAAAGAAAAAGAGGTACTGTAACCCTTAGAAATTCTGGTAAAGGTATGGGGAGAGTTTTTATTTATAGGGAAGATAGAGTTTCAACCCCCTCACATTCTATAATTGGTGAAGTGCAGTTAGGAATGCAGTTATTGGATATAGCTAAAAAAGGAGATTACGTTACTATAAAATCTGATCCTGGCCGTATAATGTCTCTGTCCATGACTCAAAAAGAGGCTGAATCATATTTAACTGAATATGGGGTTACTCAGATACGAGAAGGATTAAATGATGATGATGCATTGGTAGTGGTTCAGGAACCGAAATATACTATAGACATCATCAAAGATAAAAATTTAAAAACCCACGGAATACCTAAAGAAAATTTAATTGAAATTCAATTAAATGATGATGCACCTCGGTCTTCATGGTACTTCAAGAAGATCACAGGACTTTTGGACGCACCAATCGGTGTTTTAAAAGTTCACTTTGCATTTCCGGGAATGAAGGTCATGATGTTTGAAGGCCAATCCAAAGAAGCTAAAGGTTTAATTCCAGAAAATACTCCTGAAAGCTGTGTAAAAGCAGGGCAGCTGGCTATAACTAATATGTCACGTAGGCACATTGGGATAATTGGAGTTAGATTTGAAGATAATGATGAATTTGGCCCCACTGGAGAACCTTTCAATGGCACTAATATTATTGGAGAAATAATTAATGGTATGGGAAGTTTAGAGAAGTTTAAAGAGGGAGATTTGGTTTATGTCACCGAAAAAAAGGTCTGA
- a CDS encoding methanogenesis marker 6 protein: MLILGPSADISQSELVQKLHMMELPLTIKGTCYGAIIYGEKDFVDEAVSKARKLDPYNLFIKDRGFPPGDPRRCRGHRGAAREGYHQLEKEFKLLGYVGEALRKPQKVSLKEPEKVSVDEFMKIVEEKSSKSSKIKHGAEK; this comes from the coding sequence ATGCTGATTTTGGGGCCCTCTGCAGATATTAGTCAGAGTGAACTGGTACAAAAGTTACATATGATGGAACTTCCTCTAACCATTAAAGGGACCTGTTATGGCGCTATAATATATGGAGAAAAAGACTTCGTTGATGAAGCAGTCAGTAAAGCCCGTAAATTAGATCCGTATAATCTTTTCATTAAAGATAGAGGATTTCCCCCAGGCGATCCTAGGAGATGTAGAGGCCATAGGGGGGCTGCAAGAGAAGGTTATCATCAGCTGGAGAAAGAATTTAAGTTATTGGGTTATGTAGGGGAAGCTTTGAGAAAACCACAAAAAGTCAGTCTTAAAGAGCCGGAAAAGGTTTCTGTGGATGAATTCATGAAAATTGTGGAAGAAAAATCATCAAAATCATCGAAAATTAAACATGGGGCTGAAAAATGA
- a CDS encoding DUF2111 domain-containing protein, with protein sequence MKINSSSTGKEIENLALSIHELVSQLPLTMRTKESLGIRVEEGKIVDYAYTGPILEEVLKTGNTSREVPDGGPYSGIPVVVVPLKENNEVIAAIGIVDITKGLFSDMVEISRRPEGITEKNQITKGEFY encoded by the coding sequence ATGAAAATTAATTCATCATCAACAGGTAAAGAAATTGAAAATTTGGCTTTATCTATCCATGAATTAGTGAGTCAATTACCATTGACCATGAGGACTAAAGAATCATTAGGAATAAGAGTTGAAGAAGGTAAAATAGTGGATTATGCTTATACTGGCCCTATTTTAGAAGAAGTATTAAAAACAGGCAACACATCTAGGGAAGTACCTGATGGGGGCCCTTATAGTGGAATACCTGTTGTAGTGGTTCCATTAAAAGAAAATAATGAAGTCATCGCAGCTATTGGTATTGTGGACATTACTAAAGGACTTTTCAGTGATATGGTGGAAATTTCACGCCGCCCAGAAGGAATAACTGAAAAAAATCAAATAACTAAGGGGGAATTCTACTGA
- a CDS encoding methanogenesis marker 5 protein yields the protein MFPPNSLILADLIERRGHEPLVLQNEIRKKVKDPEIDSPPFNMTEEDPIKGLKYAAIEVPSGVRGRMSLFGPLIDQAEAAILMDEAPFGFGCIGCARTNELCVYYLRKRGIPTLELKYPKTHDETIELVNKINSFLDQLEEDDG from the coding sequence ATGTTTCCACCTAATTCGTTAATTTTAGCTGATTTGATTGAAAGAAGAGGCCATGAACCACTAGTATTGCAAAATGAAATAAGAAAAAAGGTAAAAGATCCCGAAATAGACTCTCCTCCTTTTAACATGACTGAAGAAGACCCTATTAAAGGACTTAAATATGCTGCAATTGAAGTACCTTCTGGTGTTCGTGGGCGTATGTCTTTATTTGGGCCTTTAATAGATCAAGCTGAAGCAGCTATCCTTATGGATGAAGCTCCGTTTGGTTTTGGGTGCATAGGATGTGCCCGGACAAATGAACTCTGTGTTTATTACTTAAGGAAAAGGGGAATACCAACTTTGGAGTTGAAATATCCTAAAACTCACGATGAAACTATAGAATTAGTTAATAAGATTAACAGCTTTTTAGACCAATTGGAGGAAGACGATGGTTAA
- a CDS encoding methanogenesis marker 15 protein, with product MVKIAQISCGTEYSGVQKEIEKAASTFGAEIVFPETDLDYIDEAYEKFGFNCASSGIRLMIARAMSIVEGKSDADAVFIATCFRCAEGALVRNEVRRFIQQNTRLPVVTYSFTERTKADELFIRMEALSTIVARKSLLAREKQEGLTLGIDSGSTTTKVVLMENNSIIGTGWLPTTDVLECTNNGIDQAMEGTGYKLDDVEGIGVTGYGRLTIGKKMGADLIQEELSVNSKGAVYLANHQKGEATVLDIGGMDNKVITVNDGIPDNFTMGGICAGASGRFLEITSRRLGVDISELGPLASKGNYKNALLNSYCIVFGIQDLVTSLAAGGSKEDVAAAACHSVAEQVYEQQLQEIDVREPLIQVGGTSLIEGLVEAVSEVLGGINVIVPEYSSHIGAVGGALLVSGLGNRHEKE from the coding sequence ATGGTTAAAATAGCTCAAATTTCATGTGGAACAGAATACAGTGGTGTACAAAAAGAAATAGAAAAAGCTGCTAGCACTTTTGGTGCTGAAATCGTTTTTCCTGAAACAGATTTGGATTATATTGACGAAGCTTATGAAAAATTTGGCTTTAACTGTGCAAGCTCCGGTATAAGACTTATGATTGCACGGGCAATGTCTATTGTTGAAGGAAAGAGTGATGCAGATGCAGTCTTCATTGCAACCTGCTTTCGGTGTGCTGAGGGAGCATTGGTTAGAAATGAGGTCAGGAGATTCATTCAACAAAATACCAGGCTACCTGTAGTAACCTATTCTTTCACTGAAAGAACCAAAGCAGATGAATTATTTATAAGAATGGAAGCATTATCTACAATTGTTGCTCGAAAGAGTTTATTGGCCAGAGAAAAACAAGAAGGGTTAACTTTAGGGATAGACTCTGGTTCCACCACAACGAAAGTTGTTTTAATGGAAAATAATAGTATCATTGGAACGGGATGGCTTCCCACAACTGATGTGTTAGAATGTACTAATAATGGAATAGATCAGGCAATGGAAGGAACTGGGTATAAACTGGATGATGTGGAAGGTATTGGAGTCACGGGTTATGGTAGATTAACCATAGGTAAAAAAATGGGCGCTGATTTAATTCAAGAAGAACTCAGTGTTAACTCCAAAGGCGCTGTATATCTGGCAAATCATCAAAAAGGTGAAGCGACGGTTTTAGATATTGGGGGTATGGATAATAAGGTAATAACCGTTAATGATGGAATACCCGATAATTTTACCATGGGTGGAATATGTGCCGGGGCTTCCGGACGATTTTTGGAAATTACCTCTCGTCGATTAGGTGTAGATATAAGTGAATTGGGCCCATTAGCATCAAAAGGAAATTACAAAAATGCTTTACTTAATAGTTACTGTATAGTGTTCGGTATTCAAGATTTGGTAACATCTTTAGCTGCAGGTGGTTCTAAAGAAGATGTAGCTGCAGCGGCATGTCATTCAGTTGCAGAACAGGTTTATGAACAACAATTACAAGAGATAGATGTTCGAGAGCCACTTATTCAGGTTGGTGGAACCTCACTTATTGAAGGACTTGTTGAAGCAGTAAGTGAAGTTCTCGGGGGAATAAATGTAATTGTTCCAGAATATTCATCGCATATTGGGGCAGTTGGCGGTGCTCTTCTCGTTTCTGGATTGGGAAACAGGCATGAAAAGGAATAA
- a CDS encoding methanogenesis marker 17 protein — protein MLVECYDSKGAEVYEMIVRQVLQDLQIARSVKNMQIFVDPREPVFIIAVEIEKTTNPVLIEDLADLKYDNSEKKVYIRIKDETYLPDLMKILWELEGREKISQPTRFEVIIDNPEVELQGITIYDPAKNLKRKIYDAIFRILPEGFRVIKDISKGNIVAMVCTDELLQDDWIEKGRLMVNELKDK, from the coding sequence ATGCTTGTAGAATGTTATGATTCTAAGGGTGCTGAAGTATATGAAATGATAGTAAGGCAAGTACTTCAAGATCTGCAAATAGCTCGTTCAGTTAAGAATATGCAAATTTTTGTTGATCCTAGAGAACCTGTATTTATAATTGCTGTTGAAATTGAAAAAACTACAAATCCAGTTTTAATTGAGGATTTAGCTGATTTAAAATATGATAACTCAGAAAAAAAGGTTTATATTCGCATAAAAGATGAAACTTATCTTCCGGATTTAATGAAAATCCTTTGGGAACTTGAAGGGAGGGAAAAAATAAGCCAACCAACTAGATTCGAGGTTATTATTGATAATCCTGAAGTGGAATTACAGGGTATAACAATTTATGACCCTGCAAAGAATCTTAAACGTAAAATATATGATGCTATTTTTAGAATACTTCCAGAAGGTTTCCGGGTCATAAAAGATATTTCAAAGGGGAATATTGTGGCTATGGTATGCACAGACGAGCTTTTACAAGATGATTGGATTGAAAAAGGTCGTTTAATGGTTAATGAACTTAAGGATAAATAG
- a CDS encoding radical SAM protein, which produces MDEADKQARFAHITRAHPCFNEKMHDKVGRIHLPIAPRCNIHCNFCTREINECEKRPGVAARVMDAKEAVAHVEKVTDEMPISVIGVAGPGDALANDETFEFFKKATENFPELIKCMSTNGLLLADKAEELSELDINTITVTVNAIDPEIGKNIYSHVVYQGKVYKGEEAFKILSKNQLEGIEKITEKGIIVKVNSVLIPGLNDEHIVDIAREVKKRGASLMNVIPLIPLGNMKDYSRPTCAEIEKVRDEVEEIIPIFRACTQCRADAFGIPGKKSEDKHLDMTPASHY; this is translated from the coding sequence ATGGATGAAGCTGATAAACAAGCAAGATTCGCCCATATTACAAGAGCACACCCTTGCTTCAATGAAAAAATGCATGATAAAGTTGGTAGGATTCATTTACCTATAGCTCCAAGGTGCAATATTCACTGCAATTTTTGTACTCGGGAAATTAATGAGTGCGAGAAAAGACCAGGTGTGGCTGCTCGTGTGATGGATGCCAAGGAAGCTGTGGCCCATGTTGAAAAAGTCACAGATGAAATGCCTATATCTGTTATTGGTGTTGCAGGACCCGGGGATGCCCTGGCCAATGATGAAACATTTGAATTCTTTAAAAAAGCAACTGAAAATTTTCCAGAACTCATAAAATGTATGAGTACTAATGGTTTGCTTTTAGCAGATAAAGCTGAGGAATTATCAGAACTTGATATTAACACCATCACTGTAACGGTAAATGCAATTGACCCTGAAATTGGCAAAAATATTTATTCTCATGTAGTGTACCAGGGAAAAGTCTATAAAGGGGAAGAAGCATTTAAGATCCTTTCAAAAAATCAACTGGAAGGTATTGAAAAAATAACTGAAAAGGGAATCATTGTCAAAGTAAACAGTGTTTTAATTCCAGGGTTGAATGATGAACATATAGTTGACATTGCCAGAGAGGTTAAAAAAAGAGGCGCTTCTTTAATGAACGTGATACCTTTAATTCCTTTAGGAAATATGAAGGATTACTCTAGACCAACTTGTGCCGAAATTGAAAAAGTTAGGGATGAAGTGGAAGAGATCATACCTATATTCCGGGCATGTACTCAGTGCAGGGCAGATGCCTTTGGGATTCCAGGTAAAAAAAGTGAAGACAAGCATCTGGATATGACTCCTGCCAGTCATTACTAA
- a CDS encoding ABC transporter ATP-binding protein, whose amino-acid sequence MVITLENISKSFTHDKKEQLSLKNINLNVNDGEFLCLVGPSGCGKTTLLRMIAGLDFPSSGHIIEDLDDITGPSNERGYVFQQYSLFPWRSVLENITFGLELRKLEKEERNQKARQYLEMVGLSKFENSFPRELSGGMKQRVAIARSLVNNPKVLLMDEPFSALDFQSRHKLQEELVRIWQEEQKTIIFVTHNVDEAVFLADRIIVLSPSPGTILKTFNIGLDRIRDRNSSEFLSIKKEIIGLLDIE is encoded by the coding sequence CTGGTGATAACCCTGGAAAACATTAGTAAAAGTTTTACTCATGATAAAAAAGAGCAGCTTAGCCTTAAAAATATCAATTTAAATGTTAATGATGGTGAATTTCTATGTTTAGTGGGTCCCTCCGGATGTGGAAAAACCACTCTCCTTAGGATGATTGCAGGTCTTGATTTCCCCTCCAGTGGACATATAATAGAAGATTTAGATGATATAACTGGCCCTAGTAATGAAAGAGGTTATGTGTTCCAACAATATTCCTTATTTCCATGGCGTAGTGTCCTAGAAAATATAACATTTGGATTAGAGCTTAGAAAACTTGAAAAAGAAGAAAGAAACCAGAAAGCCAGACAATATCTGGAAATGGTGGGCCTATCCAAATTTGAAAATAGTTTTCCCCGCGAATTATCCGGAGGTATGAAGCAACGAGTGGCCATTGCACGTTCACTGGTAAACAACCCCAAGGTTCTTTTAATGGATGAGCCTTTTTCTGCTCTGGATTTTCAAAGTCGGCACAAACTTCAAGAAGAACTAGTGCGTATATGGCAAGAAGAACAGAAAACCATCATTTTTGTCACCCATAATGTGGATGAAGCTGTTTTTCTGGCGGATAGAATTATTGTTTTAAGCCCATCTCCAGGAACCATACTTAAGACATTTAATATTGGGCTGGACAGGATTCGTGACAGAAATTCATCTGAATTTTTAAGTATTAAAAAAGAAATCATAGGTTTGTTGGATATTGAGTAA